In Aminivibrio pyruvatiphilus, one DNA window encodes the following:
- a CDS encoding lactate utilization protein, with amino-acid sequence MNGSPFDAARKKHWRTLGPTVAANLAAKGFEAVYADSREEALAEVLKLIPAGASVGVPGSVTIREIGAMDALSERGCSVIHHWDPSLSPEERLQKLQDELLADFFLTSSNAVTKDGMLVNIDGNGNRVSGMAWGKNTLVFVIGMNKITADLDEAISRTRNTATPPNALRLGLETPCTKTGHCVNCSSEERVCKALLILERATGGRKTHVILVGEDLGF; translated from the coding sequence ATGAACGGAAGTCCTTTTGACGCGGCCCGGAAAAAGCACTGGAGAACCCTCGGTCCTACTGTAGCCGCGAATCTTGCGGCAAAAGGGTTTGAAGCTGTCTATGCGGATTCCAGGGAAGAAGCCCTGGCCGAAGTGCTGAAGCTGATCCCTGCAGGTGCCTCCGTCGGAGTCCCGGGAAGCGTTACCATCAGGGAAATAGGTGCCATGGACGCCCTGTCCGAAAGGGGATGCTCCGTCATACATCACTGGGATCCTTCCCTTTCCCCGGAAGAAAGGCTCCAGAAACTCCAGGACGAACTTCTCGCTGATTTTTTCCTGACAAGCTCCAACGCGGTTACAAAAGACGGCATGCTCGTAAACATCGACGGGAACGGCAACAGGGTCAGCGGCATGGCGTGGGGGAAAAATACCCTTGTCTTCGTCATAGGGATGAACAAGATAACCGCTGACCTGGATGAGGCCATCTCCCGGACCAGAAACACCGCGACTCCTCCCAACGCGCTCAGGCTCGGGCTGGAAACCCCCTGTACGAAAACGGGCCACTGCGTGAACTGTTCTTCCGAGGAAAGGGTATGCAAGGCGCTTCTTATTCTTGAACGGGCCACGGGCGGCAGGAAAACTCACGTCATCCTCGTTGGGGAAGATCTCGGCTTCTAG
- a CDS encoding asparaginase: MSNRGKVALVLAGGQIGMKYNPQTNSCQPTVTAEEMLSWLPQELAGKIFVVDWSRQPSSHYTIRMTSDLVQILSKTVVDGADGIVVACGSDTLEEMAYLTDLYWAYPQPVIFTAATLPSDSRGSDASINLYQSVLASFSRECWGMGVLACLQDQLFAASEMTETASQRRNSFSAPDRGPVAQFIGDRVDILRQKRRAQVLEEKGSPARDVELLFASLGSNDKMVEFLASDEKRELDGLVIAGFGSGNVPPSWIPHIKKLVKDDIPVVITSRCPQGHTRGMPYTFEGNMARLLEIGVFDGGGLRPLQARLRLAVALGAGLSRQELQAYLLEE; this comes from the coding sequence ATGTCCAATCGGGGAAAAGTAGCGCTCGTTCTCGCCGGCGGGCAGATCGGGATGAAATATAACCCCCAGACTAACTCGTGCCAGCCGACGGTCACCGCGGAGGAAATGCTCTCCTGGCTCCCTCAGGAGCTTGCCGGCAAAATTTTCGTGGTTGACTGGAGCCGTCAGCCGAGCAGCCATTACACGATCCGCATGACGTCGGACCTGGTCCAGATTCTGTCGAAAACAGTCGTGGATGGTGCCGACGGAATCGTGGTCGCCTGCGGCAGCGACACCCTGGAGGAAATGGCCTACCTGACTGACCTCTACTGGGCCTACCCCCAGCCGGTCATCTTCACCGCCGCGACCCTTCCCTCCGACAGCAGGGGATCCGATGCCTCCATCAACCTGTATCAGTCCGTCCTCGCGTCCTTTTCCAGGGAATGCTGGGGTATGGGAGTCCTTGCCTGTCTCCAGGACCAGCTTTTCGCCGCATCGGAAATGACGGAGACCGCCAGTCAGCGGAGAAATTCCTTTTCCGCTCCCGACAGAGGCCCCGTAGCCCAGTTTATCGGCGACAGGGTGGACATCCTGAGACAGAAGCGACGCGCCCAGGTCCTGGAAGAAAAAGGAAGCCCGGCACGGGACGTGGAGCTGCTTTTCGCTTCCCTCGGCTCAAATGACAAAATGGTGGAATTTCTCGCCTCCGACGAGAAAAGAGAGCTCGATGGACTGGTCATCGCCGGGTTCGGAAGCGGAAATGTCCCCCCTTCATGGATCCCCCATATCAAGAAGCTCGTGAAAGACGACATCCCGGTGGTGATAACATCCCGGTGCCCCCAGGGGCATACCAGGGGAATGCCCTATACCTTCGAGGGAAATATGGCCCGGCTCCTTGAGATCGGAGTGTTCGACGGAGGGGGCCTGAGGCCCCTGCAGGCTCGGCTGAGACTCGCCGTTGCCCTTGGTGCCGGTCTTTCGCGGCAGGAACTCCAGGCCTATCTCCTGGAAGAATAA
- a CDS encoding YbaK/EbsC family protein, which yields MTNNAQAGSPEGWQLSGDPVEKVRAFLRERGYPDTITFSEETIFTVDDASRAVGAPPAHILKSLVLLVDETPLLALMSGINRVDARKVRSACSAKKVRMADPEYVYRWSGFQVGGVPPVGYPEAIPALLDEDLFLYPVVWAAAGSDHAFFPVSPGDLQKMTGGRKCPIRK from the coding sequence ATGACGAATAACGCTCAGGCGGGATCCCCGGAAGGATGGCAACTTTCCGGGGATCCCGTTGAAAAAGTGCGGGCTTTTCTTCGGGAAAGGGGATATCCTGATACCATCACTTTTTCGGAAGAAACGATTTTCACCGTCGACGACGCCTCACGGGCAGTCGGCGCTCCGCCCGCCCATATTCTGAAAAGTCTTGTTCTTCTCGTGGACGAAACGCCTCTTCTTGCCCTCATGTCGGGAATCAACCGAGTCGATGCCAGGAAAGTCCGTTCCGCCTGCAGCGCGAAAAAAGTCCGGATGGCCGATCCTGAATACGTCTACCGCTGGTCCGGATTCCAGGTGGGCGGCGTGCCGCCGGTGGGTTACCCGGAGGCCATACCAGCCCTCCTGGACGAGGATCTTTTTCTCTACCCGGTGGTTTGGGCCGCCGCAGGAAGCGACCACGCCTTCTTCCCCGTTTCTCCAGGGGATCTTCAGAAGATGACAGGGGGCAGGAAATGCCCCATCCGGAAATAA
- a CDS encoding sigma factor-like helix-turn-helix DNA-binding protein yields the protein MEKEELILSRRLFVNQLYDLYCPLLTEKQREAWELHEFSDLSLSETAEKLGASRQAVHDLISRSREKLEELEALLGFHRREEGLEEEIRTLRRALEEKPGSTGTNPRPEEDHDVRRTS from the coding sequence TTGGAAAAGGAAGAACTGATTCTGTCGAGAAGGCTTTTCGTCAACCAGCTGTACGATCTTTATTGCCCGCTGCTGACGGAAAAGCAGAGAGAAGCCTGGGAGCTTCACGAGTTCTCCGATCTTTCCCTTTCCGAAACGGCTGAAAAACTTGGGGCAAGCAGGCAGGCCGTGCACGACCTCATTTCAAGGAGCCGGGAAAAACTGGAAGAACTTGAAGCGCTCCTCGGTTTTCATCGCAGGGAAGAGGGGCTCGAGGAAGAAATCCGCACGCTCCGCAGGGCCCTCGAAGAAAAACCGGGAAGCACCGGAACGAATCCACGACCGGAGGAAGACCACGATGTTCGACGCACTTCGTGA
- a CDS encoding PPC domain-containing DNA-binding protein, whose amino-acid sequence MIALRLSEGDDLGDSIAHVCRTCDVDSAVIVSAAGMVSSVTFGWYNGRDYNTETVKDIMELAVLSGNVSYRGGALYPHLHGVFNKPDHGAISGHILQAIVFNNAEVFLKPLSTVMLGRAFDGAFEALAPEKRL is encoded by the coding sequence ATGATTGCGCTGCGCCTTTCTGAAGGGGACGATCTCGGAGACTCCATCGCCCACGTGTGCAGAACCTGCGATGTGGATTCCGCCGTTATCGTCAGCGCCGCCGGGATGGTTTCCTCCGTTACCTTCGGATGGTACAACGGGAGGGACTACAATACGGAGACCGTGAAGGACATCATGGAACTGGCTGTCCTCAGCGGAAACGTAAGCTACCGGGGAGGAGCCCTCTACCCTCATCTCCACGGAGTCTTCAACAAACCCGACCACGGGGCGATTTCAGGGCATATCCTTCAGGCCATCGTCTTCAACAACGCGGAGGTCTTTCTCAAACCCCTCTCCACGGTAATGCTCGGAAGGGCCTTTGACGGAGCCTTCGAAGCACTGGCCCCTGAAAAGCGGCTGTAG
- the rpsP gene encoding 30S ribosomal protein S16, protein MAVRIRLARHGRKKAPFYRLVVADSRSPRDGRFIELLGTYDPMTEPAKITVNEERAVYWLTVGATASDTARGLLKKSGVWEKFEAGKKQAE, encoded by the coding sequence ATGGCAGTACGTATTCGCCTTGCCCGTCATGGACGGAAGAAGGCCCCGTTTTACCGTTTGGTTGTTGCGGATTCCCGCTCTCCCAGGGATGGAAGGTTCATTGAGCTTCTCGGGACGTATGACCCCATGACGGAACCCGCGAAAATCACCGTCAATGAAGAAAGGGCCGTTTATTGGCTGACTGTCGGAGCGACAGCTTCCGATACGGCCAGGGGACTGCTGAAGAAGTCGGGCGTCTGGGAGAAATTCGAGGCGGGCAAGAAGCAGGCCGAATAG
- the ffh gene encoding signal recognition particle protein translates to MFDALRERLEGVFAKLKSRGKLSESDVDSALREVRRGLLEADVDYKVVKTLVEAIKTRAVGKDVLESITPGQQVTAIVYEELSELMGTEPAPLVISPRPPSVYLMVGLQGGGKTTTTVKIAKKLSSGHKPLVVACDLRRPAAVEQLRILAEQSKIGFFGPAAGESDVLSVVRGAVRFASERLHDVILLDTAGRLHADEELMEELAAMKRQLPPTEVLLVVDAMTGQEAVKVASAFHEKLSLTGVVLSKLDGDARGGAALAIRQVTGVPVKLAGVGEGTDALEVFDSRRMAQRIMGMGDVMGLAEKIREMADSGGAEKIAESLKQKKFTLEDLLLQFEQIEKMGPLDKVMEMIPGFSRMKGMGSDDLDPKRMKQSKAVIQSMTREERRNPAVIKGSRRRRIAQGSGTSVQMVNQLLAQYEQMRKLWKQFGKQGDKGFRLPKGLFGGGGFRFK, encoded by the coding sequence ATGTTCGACGCACTTCGTGAACGCCTGGAAGGCGTTTTCGCCAAACTGAAGAGCCGGGGCAAGCTTTCCGAATCCGATGTTGACAGTGCCCTCAGGGAGGTCCGGAGGGGGCTCCTTGAAGCCGACGTGGATTACAAGGTTGTGAAAACCCTCGTCGAAGCCATCAAAACCAGGGCGGTCGGCAAGGATGTCCTCGAATCCATTACTCCCGGCCAGCAGGTTACGGCCATTGTCTACGAGGAGCTTTCGGAGCTCATGGGTACCGAACCCGCCCCACTGGTCATTTCGCCCAGGCCCCCGTCGGTTTACCTCATGGTCGGACTCCAGGGCGGCGGAAAAACCACCACCACGGTGAAAATTGCAAAAAAACTTTCCAGCGGACATAAACCCCTCGTGGTGGCCTGCGACCTCAGAAGGCCGGCCGCCGTGGAGCAGCTCAGGATTCTTGCCGAGCAGTCGAAGATAGGCTTTTTCGGTCCTGCGGCGGGGGAGTCGGACGTTCTTTCCGTCGTCCGGGGAGCGGTCAGGTTCGCCTCGGAAAGGCTGCATGACGTTATCCTTCTTGACACGGCCGGAAGGCTTCACGCCGATGAAGAGCTCATGGAAGAGCTTGCGGCGATGAAACGGCAGCTGCCGCCTACGGAAGTTCTTCTCGTGGTGGATGCCATGACGGGCCAGGAAGCGGTGAAGGTTGCTTCGGCGTTCCATGAAAAACTCAGCCTCACCGGAGTGGTCCTTTCGAAGCTTGACGGTGATGCCCGCGGAGGCGCAGCCCTTGCCATCCGGCAGGTCACAGGAGTCCCTGTCAAACTCGCCGGTGTCGGGGAGGGAACAGACGCCCTGGAAGTGTTCGATTCCAGGCGCATGGCTCAGAGGATCATGGGCATGGGCGACGTGATGGGGCTCGCCGAGAAGATCAGGGAAATGGCGGACTCCGGCGGCGCGGAAAAGATCGCTGAAAGCCTTAAGCAAAAGAAGTTCACCCTGGAGGATCTCCTCCTTCAGTTCGAGCAGATAGAAAAGATGGGCCCCCTGGACAAGGTTATGGAGATGATTCCCGGCTTCAGCAGGATGAAGGGAATGGGAAGCGATGACCTCGACCCGAAGCGGATGAAGCAGTCGAAGGCCGTCATCCAGTCCATGACACGGGAGGAGCGGCGAAACCCCGCCGTAATAAAGGGAAGCAGGCGGCGGCGGATAGCCCAGGGGTCCGGTACATCGGTGCAGATGGTGAACCAGCTTCTTGCTCAGTACGAGCAGATGCGGAAACTATGGAAGCAGTTCGGGAAGCAGGGAGACAAAGGATTTCGTCTCCCGAAGGGTCTCTTCGGAGGCGGAGGCTTCCGGTTCAAGTAG
- a CDS encoding KH domain-containing protein: protein MPDYRELVEFIVRRLVTDPDSVRVEAETDDRGVTAVTIHVAPDDVGRVIGKRGATINAVRLLAKAAAVKVNDRVDVDIVEDE from the coding sequence ATGCCCGACTACAGGGAGCTCGTCGAATTCATCGTCAGGCGCCTCGTAACAGATCCGGACAGTGTCAGGGTCGAAGCCGAGACTGACGACCGGGGCGTGACGGCCGTTACGATTCACGTCGCCCCCGATGACGTGGGCCGTGTGATCGGAAAACGCGGTGCGACGATCAACGCCGTCCGTCTTCTTGCGAAGGCGGCTGCGGTGAAGGTCAACGACCGGGTGGATGTGGACATCGTTGAGGACGAATAG
- the rimM gene encoding ribosome maturation factor RimM (Essential for efficient processing of 16S rRNA) — MWTSLRTNRVLIGRVVGAQGLRGELKIHAQTDNPARFADMDTLRLYGSDGTLRAELTLLSVRFLDSKGIVVAGTKEVTDRNGAEALVGATVEIFPEERYPLEEGAFWVDDLIGMTVVDHSTGDVLGTVSEVFPAGENDLYVVRDEAGTDHFIPAVREFIAGVDLDRREMRISLIEGLWES, encoded by the coding sequence ATGTGGACATCGTTGAGGACGAATAGGGTTCTGATCGGACGTGTCGTGGGGGCGCAGGGTTTGCGTGGAGAGCTCAAAATCCACGCGCAGACCGACAATCCCGCACGGTTTGCCGATATGGACACGCTCAGGCTGTACGGGAGCGACGGAACGCTCCGGGCGGAACTGACTCTTCTTTCGGTCCGGTTTCTTGACAGCAAGGGAATCGTGGTGGCCGGGACAAAGGAAGTGACGGACAGGAACGGAGCTGAGGCCCTTGTGGGGGCGACCGTGGAAATCTTCCCCGAGGAGAGGTATCCTCTCGAGGAAGGAGCTTTCTGGGTTGACGACCTTATAGGGATGACGGTGGTGGATCATTCAACCGGCGATGTGCTGGGAACGGTATCCGAGGTGTTTCCGGCGGGAGAGAACGACCTCTACGTCGTGCGCGACGAAGCGGGAACCGATCATTTCATACCTGCGGTAAGGGAGTTTATCGCGGGAGTGGACCTTGACAGAAGAGAAATGAGGATTTCCCTCATCGAGGGGCTCTGGGAATCGTGA
- a CDS encoding tetratricopeptide repeat protein: protein MQDDVAALLGLPVAVYRGGRSVKDGSSAEEPAAERPYSETEPPAPSPEGDEILPSGEGERENRIYSSGPDEAERTEAPYEESRQDIRQNSGDDLQFLQDESVLPGEEDLLLSEQDEYPAPLVSPVERESSGKTGRGKRMAAAGMAAAAVAVGAYFLFGRESTGELVLKGREHSRGGDYAQALVYYNRAAEKNPLEFDALLGIAEALERLERKGEAVDAYYRCLQVAPGDPRVHAKLGFLFFSMSSYDNAIRSFQESVNFDPSDAAVFAGMGRAYEAKSDFVQAVSAFKKALDLQPSSEEYRTDLERAEKELSAQNEETERLERDILSKEKVLLGRAALGLGDLEESWNRFLQALDLMPDDHDALMGLGDVKKASGDMEGAAGFYRAVLEFHPGSSLAASALAEAEKALSALSPEAKPTEGKEKERVPETGNNAPVPPTAEKKVPDEKKAPKEEKNTPKDGMKTLKTPPSSPTPKKKPAPAVRPRQKGQPQAGQTRPAVQGSLSAYGEPSVTSSPAKPPRADKASPGREKGRRAAGVVGPSAEESPEALSGKGIEQLGRGNYSTAFSFFWKRMLLPPSPVSGASAESNRVFGGVPFSERRWRDITPVKEGPLEGHIPLSVPLPGGRETVPGWAAAKAPLIEAVALNPNEGAVYMNLAMSYILGRNEEGRTVVFGDRDEQEQAVYFSLLAHAWLRNGERANAALFLSAAKRRARGELLSHVLLLERFFLGKEKKGT from the coding sequence ATGCAGGACGACGTGGCGGCCCTTCTGGGGCTTCCCGTTGCCGTATACAGGGGCGGACGCTCGGTAAAGGACGGTTCTTCCGCTGAAGAGCCAGCGGCCGAAAGGCCGTATTCCGAAACAGAGCCGCCGGCTCCTTCACCGGAAGGGGATGAAATTCTTCCTTCCGGTGAAGGAGAAAGAGAAAATCGGATTTATTCCTCCGGGCCGGATGAAGCCGAAAGGACCGAAGCACCTTACGAAGAAAGCCGTCAGGATATACGGCAGAACTCCGGGGATGATCTGCAGTTCCTGCAGGATGAATCTGTGCTTCCCGGGGAAGAAGATTTGCTGCTGTCCGAGCAGGATGAGTATCCTGCCCCCCTTGTTTCACCCGTTGAAAGGGAGTCTTCGGGAAAAACGGGCAGGGGAAAAAGAATGGCCGCCGCCGGTATGGCTGCTGCGGCAGTGGCGGTGGGAGCCTATTTCCTTTTCGGCAGGGAGAGTACCGGGGAACTGGTCCTGAAAGGCCGGGAACATTCCAGGGGCGGAGACTACGCCCAGGCTCTCGTTTACTACAACCGGGCGGCGGAAAAGAACCCCCTGGAGTTCGACGCGCTCCTCGGCATAGCGGAAGCTCTCGAACGGCTTGAACGGAAGGGAGAGGCGGTCGATGCCTACTACCGATGTCTTCAGGTCGCGCCGGGAGACCCCCGGGTGCATGCAAAACTCGGTTTTTTGTTTTTCTCCATGTCCTCCTATGACAATGCCATCCGTTCCTTCCAGGAAAGCGTGAACTTCGACCCTTCCGATGCCGCTGTGTTTGCGGGCATGGGCAGGGCCTACGAGGCGAAGTCCGATTTTGTCCAGGCCGTTTCCGCCTTCAAAAAGGCTTTGGACCTGCAGCCCTCTTCAGAAGAATACCGTACCGATCTTGAACGGGCGGAGAAAGAGCTTTCAGCTCAGAACGAAGAAACAGAAAGACTGGAAAGGGATATCCTCTCCAAGGAAAAAGTCCTTCTCGGACGGGCCGCCCTTGGTCTCGGTGATCTCGAGGAGAGCTGGAACAGGTTTCTTCAGGCCCTTGACCTGATGCCCGACGACCATGATGCCCTGATGGGACTAGGTGATGTGAAGAAAGCCTCCGGCGACATGGAAGGAGCCGCGGGTTTTTACAGGGCGGTTCTGGAGTTTCATCCCGGTTCCTCTCTGGCCGCGTCAGCACTGGCGGAAGCTGAAAAGGCTCTTTCCGCCCTTTCACCCGAAGCGAAGCCGACTGAAGGGAAGGAAAAAGAAAGGGTTCCGGAAACCGGAAACAATGCCCCTGTGCCACCCACCGCAGAAAAAAAGGTCCCTGACGAGAAGAAAGCACCGAAGGAGGAAAAAAATACACCAAAGGACGGGATGAAAACACTCAAGACTCCTCCCTCGTCCCCGACTCCGAAAAAAAAGCCTGCTCCAGCAGTGCGCCCCCGACAGAAGGGACAGCCCCAGGCAGGTCAGACCAGGCCGGCGGTACAGGGTTCCCTTTCCGCGTACGGAGAGCCTTCCGTGACATCGTCTCCCGCAAAGCCCCCCAGGGCGGATAAAGCTTCTCCCGGCAGGGAGAAGGGACGCAGGGCGGCGGGGGTGGTGGGTCCCTCAGCTGAAGAATCCCCCGAAGCTCTTTCGGGGAAGGGAATTGAACAGCTCGGGCGGGGCAATTATTCAACCGCTTTCTCCTTTTTCTGGAAGAGAATGCTCCTTCCGCCCTCGCCGGTTTCCGGAGCTTCCGCGGAGAGTAACCGGGTTTTCGGCGGCGTGCCGTTCAGTGAACGCCGCTGGAGGGACATTACACCGGTAAAAGAGGGCCCCCTGGAGGGGCATATCCCCCTCTCCGTCCCTCTTCCCGGCGGGAGAGAAACAGTGCCCGGGTGGGCTGCAGCCAAGGCTCCCCTCATAGAGGCCGTAGCCCTCAACCCGAACGAGGGTGCCGTCTACATGAACCTTGCCATGAGCTACATCCTCGGAAGAAACGAGGAAGGGCGGACGGTTGTTTTCGGGGACCGGGACGAACAAGAGCAGGCCGTTTACTTTTCTCTTCTCGCCCATGCCTGGCTCCGCAATGGGGAGAGAGCGAATGCGGCCCTTTTTCTGAGTGCCGCGAAGAGGCGGGCGAGGGGGGAGCTCCTTTCCCACGTACTTTTGCTGGAACGTTTTTTCCTCGGAAAAGAAAAGAAGGGAACCTGA
- the trmD gene encoding tRNA (guanosine(37)-N1)-methyltransferase TrmD — MNVTIVTAFPGFFRDFLSESMIGRAIRNGFIRVDVVDLRDFGTGNYRQVDDYAFGGGGGMVLLPDVLEKALDTVEAGKGPAYVVCPSPQGDLLSQEIVETLAARDHVVIICGHYEGLDERFIEKRVDREISMGDFVLTGGEIPAMAVIDAMARLVPGVIGKESAVVEDSFFRGMLDHPHYTRPSEWDGVPAPDVLLSGHAAEIENWRRSEAAARTLARRPELISKANIRQYLPKGVYAALVHSPVLDRKGEKTTAAVTGLDLSDIGRSCRTYGLDRFLVTTPLASQRDLVKTMAAHWTGGTGGDVNPDRKEAFGTIKIFPSLDRATEWVTRREKEPPLIIGTTARRREGGFHWLEAKRRILREKKPVLFVFGTGSGLHEEVLGRCHIVLQPLSGGFGDYNHLSVRTAVGVVLDRFFGWR; from the coding sequence GTGAACGTAACGATCGTCACCGCCTTTCCCGGTTTTTTCCGGGATTTTCTTTCCGAAAGCATGATCGGGAGGGCGATCCGGAACGGCTTTATCCGCGTTGACGTGGTGGACCTGAGGGATTTCGGCACCGGGAATTACAGGCAGGTGGACGATTATGCCTTCGGAGGCGGCGGAGGAATGGTTCTTCTGCCGGATGTCCTCGAAAAAGCCCTCGATACGGTTGAGGCCGGGAAAGGGCCTGCGTATGTAGTCTGCCCGTCTCCCCAGGGAGACCTCCTGTCACAGGAAATCGTCGAGACTCTCGCCGCAAGAGATCACGTGGTGATCATCTGCGGTCATTACGAGGGGCTCGATGAACGTTTTATCGAAAAACGGGTGGACCGGGAAATTTCCATGGGGGACTTTGTCCTCACCGGCGGTGAAATTCCCGCCATGGCCGTCATCGATGCCATGGCCAGGCTTGTTCCCGGGGTTATCGGGAAAGAGTCGGCGGTGGTGGAGGACTCCTTTTTCCGGGGGATGCTCGATCATCCCCACTACACCCGCCCTTCCGAATGGGATGGGGTGCCTGCTCCGGATGTGCTTCTCTCGGGACATGCCGCGGAGATTGAGAACTGGCGCAGGAGCGAAGCGGCCGCCAGAACCCTTGCCAGGAGGCCTGAACTGATCAGTAAGGCCAATATCCGGCAGTATCTGCCGAAAGGTGTTTACGCCGCCCTGGTGCATTCGCCGGTACTTGACAGAAAAGGCGAAAAAACGACGGCGGCGGTCACGGGACTGGATCTTTCAGACATTGGCCGTTCATGCAGGACCTACGGCCTTGACAGGTTTCTTGTGACAACACCGCTGGCAAGCCAGAGGGATCTTGTCAAGACCATGGCTGCCCACTGGACCGGCGGTACCGGAGGAGATGTCAATCCCGACAGAAAAGAGGCCTTCGGCACAATCAAGATTTTCCCTTCTCTCGACAGGGCGACGGAATGGGTGACCAGGAGGGAAAAAGAACCTCCCCTGATCATTGGGACCACCGCCCGCCGGAGGGAAGGCGGTTTTCACTGGCTCGAAGCCAAAAGAAGAATTCTTCGGGAGAAAAAGCCGGTGCTTTTTGTCTTCGGAACAGGGTCGGGACTCCACGAAGAGGTGCTCGGCCGGTGCCACATAGTGCTGCAGCCTCTTTCGGGAGGATTCGGCGATTACAACCATCTTTCGGTCAGGACAGCCGTGGGCGTAGTGCTGGACCGTTTTTTCGGATGGCGTTGA
- the rplS gene encoding 50S ribosomal protein L19 has protein sequence MDVISLVEKKYLKSDVPDFRSGDTVRVHVKVKEGTRERIQVFEGVVIARKHGGLSETFTVRKVSSGVGVERVFPLHCPSISQIEVKRLGKVRRAKLYYLRKRSGKSARIKERREF, from the coding sequence ATGGACGTAATCAGTCTTGTGGAAAAGAAGTATCTGAAGAGCGACGTCCCCGATTTCCGCTCGGGAGACACCGTTCGGGTGCACGTGAAGGTTAAGGAAGGTACGAGGGAACGTATCCAGGTGTTCGAAGGCGTTGTCATCGCCAGGAAGCACGGGGGGCTCAGCGAGACCTTCACCGTGAGAAAAGTGTCCAGCGGCGTGGGCGTGGAGAGGGTTTTCCCCCTGCATTGCCCCTCTATCAGCCAGATTGAAGTGAAGAGGCTGGGCAAAGTCCGCAGGGCAAAACTTTACTATCTCAGGAAGAGGAGCGGGAAATCCGCCAGGATCAAGGAGAGAAGAGAATTTTAG